The following coding sequences lie in one Populus trichocarpa isolate Nisqually-1 chromosome 14, P.trichocarpa_v4.1, whole genome shotgun sequence genomic window:
- the LOC7491278 gene encoding uncharacterized protein LOC7491278: protein MEGISASMYTKMKGYWSRRGYERINGSGRIRRKRPVELGSGSSTSRGRGFSLRIKIKPKLKILKMSSPRKFFVWLRDAYVKMMLGLANSRAIGTSGYGDAFGARRPIKEYDEKMIVQIYKSLVMTQGQLVPHDAARFGSMSKLTAISE from the coding sequence ATGGAAGGTATCTCTGCTAGCATGTACACGAAGATGAAAGGGTACTGGAGTAGGAGAGGGTACGAGAGGATAAACGGGTCGGGTCGGATTCGTAGGAAGCGGCCGGTGGAGCTAGGCTCGGGTAGCTCGACTTCAAGGGGGAGGGGGTTTAGTTTGCGGATCAAGATCAAGCCGAAGCTTAAAATCCTCAAAATGTCTTCTCCGAGGAAGTTCTTTGTTTGGCTGCGGGATGCCTACGTGAAGATGATGCTTGGGCTTGCTAATTCCAGGGCAATAGGTACTTCAGGGTACGGTGACGCGTTTGGTGCACGCCGCCCAATCAAGGAGTATGATGAGAAGATGATCGTTCAGATCTACAAGTCGTTGGTGATGACACAGGGCCAGTTGGTGCCACACGACGCAGCCAGGTTTGGCTCCATGTCTAAACTTACTGCTATTTCGGAATAG